The DNA region TTCCTTCTATTTATCTATATCCAACGCCTATCATTTTTatctaaatgttttttcaaaggCCAACAACCCCCTCTCCCAAAAACAGAATGCCTTTCAATAAGCTTCAAACTATTAACAGTCCCTGCCTAGGAGATGATaaagggcaatttaaaaaaaaaaaaaagttgttccgcacatggcaaacaggtctgtTTTTTACTTTACTGAACAGAACAGCAAATTTCCGCCGATTAAAAAAGGTTTGTTATGATGCGATTACCTACATATTCTAGAAGATGACACCACTTTTGTCAAAAGAAGTAATTAGATGCTACCAGTGAATAGGAGttttcaataaataatgtaggataagcaaaaaaaaagataataacaataaataatccAGTTCCACTAATCCAACCACTTCTTCACTGACCTGTTGACTGACATATTTCAATTTTCAGTGTCTTAGAATATTTCTACAGGATTGTGTTGATCCTCAAACAACTGTTGTGCAAATGTGACACCttatttaaaacatgaaatattatttGCTCCTGAAATTTGTCATCTTTTAGTTTAAAATAGTTTGTTAATTGTGAgtagcagccaatttcagaatgtcatttaagtggtaaaggcggcacggtagctcagctggtaaagcgttggcctcacagttctgaggacccgggtctgatcccggccccgcttgtgtggagtttgcatgctctccccgtgcctgtgtgggttttctccaggcactccagtttcctcccacctcctaaAAATaggcatcattaattggacactctaaattgccccgaggtatgattgtgagtgtggctgtttgtctctctgtgctctgcgataggctggcaaccagttcacggtgtaccccgcctcctacccgttgacagctgggataggctccagcactccccacgaccctcgtcaggataagcggcaaagaaaatggatgaatgggaggATTGAAGTGATAAGTGATTATAGGTGCACCCTCTGGTGGACAAAATTAGCAACAGCTGTTTTAATTCGAAAATCGAAAATGTGTTCGTTCAATTTGTTGACTTGACCCCCCTGATGTGCTGTGGTGCGTGCGTTTGAAACCTCTCATCTAACTGAGTATGACCATTCTAAGACCGCGTTCTACGACTGTGACTGCAGGCAGCTGTCCAGTGAGCAGGCCATACTCCAGCAGACTCTCCAGAAAGAGTCCAAAGTCAATAAGCGTCTGTCAATGGAGAATGAGGAGCTGCTGTGGAGGCTACATAATGGCGACCTGCTGGGGAGTCCGCGGCATCTCTCCCTCACCTGTCCCCACAGCTCGCCACAGAACTCTGCCACTGCACCTTTATCGCCTAGATAACGTTGCCGTCTTCTCCTTACTCCAAGCACCATGAAGATGGACGGAGGATCCAAAAATTGTACCCTATTGGATGCAAATCTCATAATGAACTTGTACATTTCAAACTACTTGTAGTAAAACACTGTTGCAATGGAAACAGACATCACAGACACACTTCAATGTGAGTGTGTGCGGCTTGTTTAGCTTCTGACTACCACACGCCAACAAACGTCCTCTTTTTCGTCATGAAAATTGTAGGTAATAACTCAGGGTCTGTACATAGCACCTTTCTTGTGTTGTGGCTAAGTTACCTTTTTTCAGTTATGTACACATTAAGGCGAAGCCCAGCAAAACTGTGTAGGATAGCTACAGTTTGTACAGTACTTGGGTTGGGATTGGGCTGCAAATCATAATCtgttattttcagttttgtggATTGACAAGAATTGTTTGccttcattctttttttaaattggacatttttttcaccaaagaGCGAAGCTCGATCGCTGAGCCACTTCAGACCTCTGAAAGATGTAAATGAATTTCACATCTATATGTGAGCAaatgcgactcttgtgaggatcaaCGGTTctaagaatggatggatggatggatggatgtgggaaaATGAGAACTCAATTTGCTCAACTGACCTAAACCCATAGACTTGATCTTGGATGTTCTTGTTCTATGTTTGGTCCTTCCAATCTTAGTCTACTCTCTGGAATGTAATTCTCCTTGGATGTTATGTCCATGCAGGCCAGAATAGACAGAATACACCTTCCATTTCTGTAACCCAAAGTCCCCAATGAATTTGATTGACACCTGTAAAAACCACCTATGGATGGTAGCCAATCTGTTAGATTGTCACAGTTGACTAAGGTTTCTCACAGCGAAAACATAGAACAGTTCTTTTAGTTTGATTATTACTGTtactccaaaaaaacaaaaaacaaacaaaaaaaaacaaaacgttaaGTCTACCCACAATTTCACGCACTCagctcttttattttgaaaatgggaTAGAGTATGACCTCTGATTCTCATGTTTCATTCCTTGGTGAATAGAAATGATGGGACAATACTAAAAAAGGCAATAACATAAGTACACTTTGTATAGATTGTATAATATAGTCAATCATTGCAAGTGTAAGGttaacatgttttatttttaacctatTGGCCTATTGGGTGGTCAGATACACCACCCAGCACTTTCTCGGGGTCCGGTTTTCCCACCCCCATTGCCTGTGGATGCTCAAGGTCGACAGCTCGTACCATCATGACCACTGATTTGATGGAGTACCACCACCCGTGCCACGTGTACCACACCATCCCATCATCAGTCATTCCTTGGTACGGGCCTTTGTAGTAATGACCGTTAAGGTTCCCTGAGTCACACCTGACCACAAGATTTCACAATACAAGGgaagaaaagaaattaaaacattcatgaagacatttttcagcATAGTCgatgaatgaaaatgagaaaatggtgTTGGGACCTGCTGAACCACCAGCCCGACTGGCTGTGCTTGATACACTTGCCATCCCCACCAGGTCGCGTGTCATAGGTGCTGAATTTGACCCCATCCGAACTGCTCCCTGGAGCTGGGTGCTGGCTGGCATGCAGGTCATTCAGGGCATCCCCTGCATTCCCGTCATACTCCCCCAAATGCAACTGGTACAGGTCCTTTGACAGATTAGttataataaaaatgtcaagttcAACATTATGGTCAACGTTTCAAAACTTTACCGGGGAAGAGATGGGATGCAGAACCACATGTCCAACAATTGTGAAATTGCTTAAATAGGTGGATGAGAGCACAGAGGAATTCAGAAGTGGTGGAATAGAAGGTGTGTGTGTCAGTAAACGTCTGAcgagatatatgtatatatatatgatatatgtcACTGTATGTTCAGACCCAAACTACATTTGGTTTGGGTGAGGTTTCCTCTTAAATGTGGGCCAAACAAACTGTTTAAAACAATGTAGTTTGTAGCTGAACTGTATCGTTTGTGAACCTATCTGACCCGCCTTATTGAGGAATGAAAAACTAAGTACATTGTTGTTGGAGAATTCACAGAGATAGTAAACCCAGAACCAGACACCATTGCTTGCAGTTGGAAATTCCAACCGTTAGTCTAAATATGAACTGTACAACTGTGAGAAAAGAAGGAAGGTCGAGGTTAAAGATAAGGTGCTTAGAAACGCAGGAGATGAACTTACCTTTTCACTGTCCACTTTAAAGTTCTTGTACTCTGCAAAGCTTTCCTTACCCTCAAAGTCTTCCATATTAATCCGCAGGTCATAGTTTCCTAGAAGAGTTTATATTAGCGACCACGCGATGTGTGACAGATGTGTTCCTCTAACACAGTGTACAAAGATACACCTTGTGAGGAGAGATGATGTAGGGCATCATTTCCCAACCAGAATTCTCCATCTGGAGAATGCAGGTCCCCAAACCCATGCTTGTACTCTACCCAGGCTCTGCACACACAATTTGCTTACTGTTACTTAAATATTCGTTGCATTTACATATTCAGTTTTCAGTCACACACATACCTATCAAAGTTTTCTTTGCCGTCCCTCCTCCTCTGAAAAACTGTCCACCCTCCTCCATTGTTCATGTCACAGTAGACACTAAGCGCTGTGGGGTAGCCATTGGGCCGAATTACATACAAGCCACTGGCCACATTTCCATCAGCAAATACCTCGGAGCAGtctgcacacacatacagtagagTACATACACTTAAACCCAATAAGTATTCATTTCCTGGGTAAACTCTGAAGTAAACTGAATGTGCTGTATGAAAATTTGGCAGTTAATTGTACTCCGCACCACATTTATTTCGTGACCAGGCAGAAATCACCTTTGTGGAGGTTTTGAGTGGCAAGATGCGAGTTGGGGATGTGCATGAGCTGCTGGGCCTGGTGGTCGTGGAGCACCTGGATGTATTGGTGCTGTTCATTGATGACATTTGTCAGGGCCTCGATCTTGGCTTCCAGTCGCACCACCTTCTCTTCACAAGGGACAGGGACCTGGACAAGGAAGCAGACAGCTTAAGCAGGAACACTATCTGTAAGTTAACcacaatgaagaaaaagtaTTGTTTCTCAGGTTAACAACCCATGATTGACAACTTTAAACTTTTAGACATCACATTGTTCTTGACGGATTTTGCTATGCATAATAATAACCCAATCGAATCATGCGAAAGTCAGAGAAATAGCAATAAGTTGAGGTGAAGGAATGAGCTGGGATTTCTTACCGGCACTCCGACCGTGATGcgaaacagaaaatacacagATGTAATCAACATCGTCATCATTTCAGTCTTCTCGTGTCCTGCTGATTTGCAATGTCTCTTTCGTTCTCGTGTTGAGCGGCCCAACTCAGTGCAACTCTGTCGCACCTTTGCATGTGCGCCACCTACTGGCAAGAAAACACTGTCAGGCCTGAAGCTCATTTACGCTCAGGAACTTCAAAAAGTTGCTGCTCTCGATAGAACACCATGCCCTAAAGTGCTGAAATGACCCAGTTTATTCTTCATACACCACTAAACAACAATACAACAATGTCAGTGAGTTAAACTGAAGACAATGATTTACAGTCAGTGACAAGGGTGATCTTTATTACAAATTAGGTATTTATTATGCGTATATGCTAGGATAAACAATAGTGAGAACGTAGAATTTATCGTGTATTAGTGCGAGAAATAAAAATTTGAGACAAACAAAAAGCGACTCCGGTGGGACtcgaacccacaacctttgAATAACCCCAGTAACTCTAGAAGTCCAATGCGCTATCCATTGCGCCACGGAGCCACCTGTTGACTAGGTTGTGATCGGGGTACAAAACCTTTAACTATTACTGTAAGACGTTTTGTTAATACGTACTGACAAATCGCTTAGCTGCATTCTGTCCAAGAGTCGGCCTTTGAAAGCTTGTGCGTACTTACGTCAGAAGAGCCACCATATTGTGGAGGGTGTTACCCTCCTATCTACAGCCTTGGATGGATGAGGAGATGAAACTTCCTTGGAACCTGAATGACATTCTGGGATGCTCTCGTCACTGCCAGAAATGGGCCTATGCCAGACATGGGCCTATGTGACACCTAATGGAACAACCCAAAAGCAGCAATAAATTAACCActctttcttccattttccctcTATTTCTTTCATCTTTCTGTTATGGACCGTTTAGGCCATTTTTACGTTTCCCAAGTTCACCGTGGTCACGTCAAAAAAGTTGCTCTCAACAGAGGGAGCTATTATCATTCATAAACGGGAAAGAACCTTGAGGTAGGCACATTTCTTAGTACTGTACAGAGCTTTCTCGAAATTAACTGCATTCTTGTATTTTAATATAGCTATATTGAAGGTGAATACCTCCTCCCcctgaaaaaagtttttttctcaatatttgGCACCACCTTGAGGTCTTGCTGAGCCCAGGCGGGCAGGCCGGCCCCAGGTCTATCATTAATAAAAGAATGGTGGGGGAGGGTGTCTTCAGTCCTTCTCTCATTGACATTTTGACAGGTCAACAGAAACAATGACAGTGTATTTTGTAACTGCACCCAATTTGAAGTGCAATGTGACCCATGCCCATGTTTCACCTCACTGATCTAAATTTAAATTGCCTGCACCTATATTTTTGGGTTCTCCACATTTTCCCCCATTCTTTGCAAAAATGTCAGTCTTAAGATtctgttgtgcattttttctttccaaagcaCATGGGGAAATTTGACCCTAAGGGAATATGCTTTGAAAAACCTGAACAGAAATAAACCTACCTTGCTTTTCTATCCTTTGCAGATGACTTGGATTTGATTTTGGATGACAGAGTACCCAGACACAATGACAGTATTTCTTATGGTGGAAAATTGTTAGTGTGTTATGGAAATGAGCTGAGGATGCTGAGCGCAGACTGATCCAGTGTGCAAAGCAGCCTTCTGTAATGTGTAGACAGCTAGGATGTGACAGTGCAGTCGCTGCCAAACCCACTCATCTTCTCAACAAGCAAGCggtgttttttttactcagaCTGTGATGAATCAAAATTTGCTCTATTGAATTGTGGCAATGTTGGTCCTTGGTTTTCTTACTTAGTGCTTGTGGTTGTGTTCAGTCTTCCCATCAGAGTTAGTGGCCTCATCATCTAATCGACTCTTAATTATATGATGAATTTTTTATGCTTGAGGTAAACCTTGTAGAAGCACAGGAGGTATGCATTCTCACCATACAATATCAGCTCTTATTTGTAGGTCAAGTGAAAATCAATGAGGTAAATATAACTCAACTTTGTCATGTCTTTTCAGGAAACAAGAAGTTGAATGAGTGATGAAACAAAGGAGCAAAATTTTATCATTATTCTGTTGGCATTATTAGAATAGTGTTATATTAGCCCCACAACACTGGAGAAATAAACAggactcatttttgtcaaacGTTTTGGCCTGTATTCAATAGTAGATTTGTCATTTTACATGATTGTTCAACTTGAACAATAAACATTCAACAGACCTCTGCCAATTTTTAATTCAGCACCAAATTGGGAACCTTCATGGACTTCCTCAACATTCTAGGCCAACACTTCGTCtccaaaagggagaaaaaaaatccctgaatcCTTACAATAAGACCTTCACCATTGATGGGGTGATCTTTCGGTGAATGTGTGATATTAATGGTCTATTAAATTTGGAAAAGAAATTCACAAAACTCAAAGCTCCCAAGTTTCTCTAATCATgttaattttattcataaaacaTAGCACCAAATAAAAACTACTTTTAATTAGGAGGTTTATGCGCAAAGTCAAAGTATCCACACAAACATTTGAAGTTTGAATCAGAAGCACAACTATTTTCTTCATGACAAGGCAAACGCTGAGAATAAATTTTAGTCTCAAATGTCGActttgaaaaaagttttttttttttttttttttttaaatagacaatTTACCTTTAAAAGGACAAACACTCCAAAAGGAATTTACAAACATGGATGAAAAACTGATGGATTTAGGCAATCAATTGGTTATTAATACCTTATTTACTATGAACAACTAATGACTACGTATTTGTGGTGTGGAACTGGACAAGAAAATAGTGCACTTATTACAtaaaagaaatcatttttaatttgaaggttCAACACAGCCATAATTGTAAACAAGATTTTAAAAAGATGCAATTTCCATCGCCACTCAAACAGCAgttggctctctctctctctctctctctctctctctctctctctctctctctctctcctctctctctctctctctctctctctctctctcatttaaaaTGAGTCTATGTCAAGCGTACACACAGACAGGTCTGCATCAAGTGTTGAGGACAGGGGTTGGATTGATGACCATCTACCTGGACAAGTCAGTGATCCTGAGAAAGAgaattcattttattaaaagCTGAATGAATCACTAAAACTGAAgaataaccacaaaaaaaagcaatattcaCAAATTGCAGGTGCATTCAAAAAAATATCGTTTTATTTGTTCAGGATGCTGAGCAGATGTGGTGTTCACTGCCGCCTCCAAACATCTCCGGAAACGAATCAGACATACCACCAGGAACGTAAACCAAATTCTGACCCTGGTCGCCATCCCCCCAACAAGAACTCCATGAGGGACATGGTCAAAAGGCTTCTCCAACTCCAAAAAACAGATGTAGACTGGcttccatgcacccttgaggaccctgcaAAGGGTGTAgaactgatccactgttccacagccaggatgaaaacctcattgctcctcctgaatctgagattcgacttcccaatgGACCATCTTCTCCAGCAACCCTGAATAGACCATGcgagggaggctgaggagtgtgtaGGTGAAAAACACTATGTGGTCcgtcttcttaaaaagggggagcaCCACCCCAAGTCTcacaatccagaggcactctctctgatgtccatgcaatgttgcataCGGATGATCACCAGGAAAGCCGCACAACATCCAGTCTTTAGGGAACTACGGGTAAAtatcatccacccctggggccttgcCAACAATTTATACAATTACCTCAGTAACCTCAACCCTAGAAACAGGAGAGGCTGCCTCAGAGATCCCAGATTTTGCTTCCTCATGGAAAGCGTGGTGGTCGAACTgaagaggtcttcaaagtattgtCCCCACCTACTTAGATCTCGAGTCGAGGTTAGCAAGTCGGTATCCCCACTATACAATGTTCATGGTGCATTGCTTTTCTCTTCCAAGACCCCGGATGATAGACAAGACTTTTCCTTGAAACCGTGAGCAAGTATTTCCATGGCCTTACCAAACTCCTCCCCGCTCATGTTTTTGCCTaagcaaccaccaaagctgcattccgctaaGCCAGCCAGTACCCATTACCTGCCactggagtcccacaggcccaGAAGACCCGAAAGGACTTCTTCCGCTTAACGC from Syngnathoides biaculeatus isolate LvHL_M chromosome 9, ASM1980259v1, whole genome shotgun sequence includes:
- the LOC133506192 gene encoding fibrinogen-like protein 1 translates to MMTMLITSVYFLFRITVGVPVPVPCEEKVVRLEAKIEALTNVINEQHQYIQVLHDHQAQQLMHIPNSHLATQNLHKDCSEVFADGNVASGLYVIRPNGYPTALSVYCDMNNGGGWTVFQRRRDGKENFDRAWVEYKHGFGDLHSPDGEFWLGNDALHHLSSQGNYDLRINMEDFEGKESFAEYKNFKVDSEKDLYQLHLGEYDGNAGDALNDLHASQHPAPGSSSDGVKFSTYDTRPGGDGKCIKHSQSGWWFSRCDSGNLNGHYYKGPYQGMTDDGMVWYTWHGWWYSIKSVVMMVRAVDLEHPQAMGVGKPDPEKVLGGVSDHPIGQ